A single Argentina anserina chromosome 7, drPotAnse1.1, whole genome shotgun sequence DNA region contains:
- the LOC126803428 gene encoding L10-interacting MYB domain-containing protein-like encodes MTNSKEQASWNENLVEVFVDLCIKEVHKNSKPGSHFSSIGWKTIVKSFVEQTGKDYTRKQLNKWDSLKGDWKSWKTLKSLKTGLRWNPVLNTIDADEEFWHEHIGKIKEYARFRKKGISPEFEAKLDQLFLGTIATGKHAWAPSSTLPIPDSPEEGDNDNYHKGSGDSDERDVSTNTFPKRKRSERALKDKEKLPAKKEKVGGAAQLAKKIGRMCSAIESRSTASSTVHNARTSIAEVMKDVTTLPGVEQGTRL; translated from the exons ATGACAAATTCCAAAGAACAAGCTAGTTGGAATGAGAATTTAGTTGAAGTTTTTGTTGACTTGTGTATCAAGGAGGTGCATAAAAATTCAAAGCCAGGTTCTCATTTTAGTTCAATTGGATGGAAGACTATTGTCAAATCTTTTGTTGAACAAACCGGAAAAGATTATACcagaaaacaactaaataagtgGGATTCCCTTAAAGGTGACTGGAAATCATGGAAAACATTGAAGAGTTTAAAAACCGGTCTTAGGTGGAATCCTGTACTCAACACCATTGATGCGGATGAGGAGTTTTGGCATGAACATATTGGG AAAATAAAGGAATATGCAAGGTTTAGAAAAAAAGGAATATCACCCGAGTTTGAAGCCAAGTTGGATCAGCTGTTCTTAGGTACTATAGCTACTGGAAAACATGCATGGGCACCATCTTCTACACTTCCTATCCCAGATAGTCCAGAGGAAGGTGATAATGATAACTACCATAAAGGTAGTGGTGACTCTGATGAGAGAGATGTATCCACCAACACTTTTCCTAAGAGGAAAAGAAGTGAGAGAGCTTTGAAAGATAAGGAAAAACTTCCTGCAAAGAAGGAGAAGGTTGGGGGTGCTGCTCAGTTGGCCAAAAAAATTGGCAGAATGTGTTCGGCAATTGAAAGTAGAAGTACTGCATCTTCAACGGTGCATAATGCCCGCACTAGTATTGCTGAAGTGATGAAAGATGTCACTACATTGCCTGGAGTTGAGCAGGGCACTAGGTTGTAG
- the LOC126802404 gene encoding probable protein arginine N-methyltransferase 3: MASRTEHDPALTDEEDEQVEELQGWDDWNADEEEEESSNSDSELLCFFCDSKFTSCDQLFDHSSAAHHFDFHAIRKALRLSFYSSFKLINYVRSQVFDNRCWSCGLRCQSSKDLQDHLHETIDVKEIKPVWDNDVYLKPFFQDDAVLYSFGEDEEGDNEYNVAVDKDELMSDLRHFEEICIDHQIHVEKIASDSDKFCESGERDVDLLSNGCLSAASSSGKVAAYGFSSGKHIGLADRKTMGKSIRAYVPNHGSKDMKNVNDDYFASYSSFGIHREMLNDKVRMDAYGQAILKNPSLLKSAVVMDVGCGTGILSLFAAQAGASRVIAVEASEKMASVATQIAKDNGLLWQSPVGSSTHGAGVVEVVHGMVEDLDKSMVIQPHSVDVLLSEWMGYCLLYEAMLSSVLFARDKWLKPGGAILPDTATIFVAGFGKGATSLQFWENVYGFNMSCVGKELFDGAVKVPIVDVVEDHGLVTSAAILQTFDLVTMKPDEVDFTASAVLEPNCCGATSGSNDSKSETTWCYGIVLWFETGFTSRFCKEQSAVLSTSPYTPQTHWMQTILTFQEPIAVTSGKSCIDRSAAVGTEVCPAARIQLRVSIARASQHRNIDISLESTGIDPHGRKHSWPVQLFNLS; this comes from the exons ATGGCGAGCCGAACGGAACACGACCCAGCCTTGACAGACGAAGAAGACGAACAAGTCGAGGAGCTTCAAGGCTGGGACGACTGGAACGccgacgaagaagaagaagagagctcCAACTCGGACTCCGAACTCCTCTGCTTCTTCTGCGACTCCAAGTTCACTTCTTGCGACCAACTGTTCGACCACTCCAGCGCCGCTCACCATTTCGATTTTCACGCCATCCGGAAAGCCCTGCGCTTGAGCTTCTACAGCTCCTTCAAGCTCATCAACTACGTTCGCTCTCAG GTTTTCGACAACAGATGTTGGAGCTGTGGGCTAAGGTGTCAGTCTAGCAAAGATTTGCAGGATCATTTACATGAAACTATTGATGTAAAAGAGATTAAGCCTGTATGGGATAACGACGTGTACTTGAAGCCATTTTTTCAGGACGATGCGGTCTTGTATAGTTTCGGGGAAGATGAAGAAGGCGACAATGAATACAATGTAGCGGTTGATAAGGATGAACTGATGAGTGATTTGCGGCATTTTGAAGAGATTTGCATTGATCATCAGATTCATGTGGAAAAGATCGCTAGTGATTCGGATAAATTTTGTGAGAGTGGCGAAAGGGATGTTGATTTATTATCGAATGGCTGCTTGAGTGCAGCTAGCTCATCTGGAAAGGTGGCTGCCTATGGTTTCAGTTCTGGAAAGCATATTGGGTTGGCTGATAGAAAGACAATGGGAAAAAGTATAAGAGCATATGTTCCAAATCATGGTTCAAAGGATATGAAGAATGTCAATGATGATTACTTTGCCTCTTACAGCTCGTTTGGCATTCACCGAGAAATGCTCAATGATAag GTAAGAATGGATGCTTATGGACAAGCTATTTTAAAGAATCCCTCTCTCTTGAAGAGTGCGGTAGTCATGGATGTAGGTTGTGGCACAGGCATACTTAG TCTCTTTGCAGCGCAAGCAGGGGCTTCAAGGGTAATTGCAGTTGAAGCAAGTGAAAAGATGGCTTCAGTGGCAACTCAG ATTGCAAAAGATAATGGTCTTTTGTGGCAAAGTCCAGTTGGCAGTTCTACCCATGGCGCTGGGGTAGTTGAAGTGGTTCATGGTATGGTTGAGGACCTTGATAAATCCATGGTGATCCAACCTCATAGTGTTGATGTATTACTGAGTGAATGGATGGGGTATTGCCTACTTTATGAGGCAATGCTCAGTTCTGTGCTCTTCGCACGGGATAAGTGGTTGAAACCTGGAGGGGCCATCCTCCCTGACACAGCAACTATT TTTGTTGCCGGGTTTGGAAAAGGTGCTACCAGTCTTCAATTTTGGGAAAATGTGTATGGTTTCAACATGTCTTGTGTTGGCAAGGAGCTCTTTGATGGTGCTGTGAAAGTCCCTATAGTTGATGTCGTGGAAGATCATGGCTTAGTAACTAGTGCTGCTATTCTCCAG ACCTTTGACTTAGTTACTATGAAACCAGATGAAGTTGATTTTACTGCAAGTGCTGTGTTAGAACCAAACTGCTGTGGTGCAACTAGCGGCTCAAATGATTCGAAATCTGAAACAACTTGGTGTTACGGAATTGTCCTGTGGTTTGAGACTGGTTTTACCAGCAGGTTCTGCAAGGAACAGTCAGCTGTTTTGTCCACGTCCCCATATACCCCCCAAACACACTGGATGCAAACAATTTTGACATTTCAGGAACCAATTGCTGTGACATCAGGAAAATCGTGCATTGACAGATCAGCAGCAGTTGGCACTGAAGTATGTCCTGCTGCAAGGATTCAGTTGCGTGTAAGCATTGCCCGTGCTTCGCAACATCGTAATATTGACATTTCCCTAGAATCTACTGGAATTGATCCTCATGGTCGGAAACACAGCTGGCCTGTGCAACTCTTTAATCTAAGTTAG